The Fusarium poae strain DAOMC 252244 chromosome 2, whole genome shotgun sequence nucleotide sequence TATGCCCTGTCAAGGCCAAGTTTTACCCCAGACACAATTTGAAGTTTGATTCAATGTTATTGTTGTCTTTTCACTGACTATAAACATACCCTATATACTTCTCTCAGAATTGGTAGTATGGTGCGTCAACCTAGTCTCGCCATTTTGTGCCTCGAGATCCATAATCTGACTTCTCCGAAACTCTGGCCCAAGAATCTCCTCTTCACTCTGGTCGTCTCCAAGACGTCTTGCATCGCTTTTAGGATAAACCCTCGTTCTTGTGAACGGACCATTCATGCCAATCTTTCGCTCGTGGTCTTCGATATGTTCGTGAGTACCCGCCGTACTGCCGCTACCGTTCCTGTCTACCCTCTTAGCTGGATGTACACCTCCGCCTATCGTCTGCAGAGGATATGACGCCCCGGAGTTAGGGTAGTTGCTGGATCCTCGAGAAGTCCATTTCGTAAAACATTTCTTGTATAGAGGCCGGCAGACAGGAATGGCAATGCAAATCATTGTTACAGTGAGCTCAGCGGCTGACCAGACAATCAATCCCATCGGATCCTCTTGACAGATGTTAGTTGATGTTCAATTATCATATTAAGGGGGACTTGCTCGTGTGGTTTGGACTTTTAAGCTTGGGAACCTCGAGTGTGCGCTTAATTCCAAATGCTCCGGCACTGTAGATAGGTTAGTCGGTATCACTGGTGTTGAAGAATGACTCTTACATAACGCCCAGGCTGAGACTCAAGAGAAtcaccatcttctctttcatcttcatctgTAAGCCGAGGATAAACAGCCAAGGGAAACCAGCAAAGAAGAAGTCGGCCACAACACACAGGACTATCAAATTTAGCTTGTCATGAAAACAATATGAAGGAGGTCCGAAATTACTCACCACAAAGTAGCATAGATGCAGGAGCCGTATCTATATGACAACGACCTGGTATCTTGCGGTTCCAAAGGTATTGCGGTGGAGTGCACTGAAGCCAATAGACAAAACACACTGAAATGGAAGCTGACATGAGACAAGCCATCATGCACCAGATAGCAATCTTGTGCCATTTCTCCTTGACGAGTCGTAATAGAAAGAGGCCCAAAGACCACTTTGCGATACTCATGGCTATTATCGCAAACGTTTGGCTAGCAGCTTCGTAGAGTAGTGAGAGTGGTAGATGGTCGGGGTCATCTCGCAAAATATCCGTTAGATTCTGGCCCAAGCCATAGTGTACCCCTATGGTCATCaagatggtgttgatgagaaggaagaacTATGATAGAAGATATCAGTAAGATGTATCAACGGTGACAGGAATACTGGACCAACAAAAGCGAGATTGTACATGTGATCGTCAACACCAAAAGATTTGACGATATATACTCTTGTGTAAGCCCGCAACACTACAAAAATGAAGCTGACAACCATCAATGACCACATGGAAGCAAGGACCCAATGTCCATCGCCCCCAACCGCCATGGCAGTCTAGAGTTGAGAAGTTGGCGCTGATATGAAACTATTGACTTGGTGAC carries:
- a CDS encoding hypothetical protein (SECRETED:SignalP(1-20)~TransMembrane:5 (n2-13c20/21o44-67i74-97o117-143i155-175o187-211i)) — encoded protein: MFFLLINTILMTIGVHYGLGQNLTDILRDDPDHLPLSLLYEAASQTFAIIAMSIAKWSLGLFLLRLVKEKWHKIAIWCMMACLMSASISVCFVYWLQCTPPQYLWNRKIPGRCHIDTAPASMLLCVLCVVADFFFAGFPWLFILGLQMKMKEKMVILLSLSLGVIAGAFGIKRTLEVPKLKKDPMGLIVWSAAELTVTMICIAIPVCRPLYKKCFTKWTSRGSSNYPNSGASYPLQTIGGGVHPAKRVDRNGSGSTAGTHEHIEDHERKIGMNGPFTRTRVYPKSDARRLGDDQSEEEILGPEFRRSQIMDLEAQNGETRLTHHTTNSERSI